The Tripterygium wilfordii isolate XIE 37 chromosome 4, ASM1340144v1, whole genome shotgun sequence genome has a window encoding:
- the LOC119997753 gene encoding double-stranded RNA-binding protein 1-like isoform X1, translating into MYKTRLQEICQRKRWSLPKYSVEKTGLDHIPHFQATVTVNGLTFTSDDKCNSSKDAQNEAAMRAFNHLSVPEFNPSKAPIPFEPSSLPGTSSITNDLNKEFPTRGASQQKSQEMNQIPRGIATARLVIDNDRCKDTDREAEANIYKSKLNEFCQRNRWRPPDYMVKKKGPDHFPQFQATVTVNGVSFTTHDQCKSSKDAQNNAARIAFDHFCTPNIPSSLSPIPSNSSLRGNDFTNTAKMKITEASLSAIADLKDMPLTETSQLKPQKTNQVPQLNGNAIHVKHNDRFIGDMQHSYKNQLQNYTQKSNVNLPAYYHEGPPHTSHFKGVVGFGEKTYESHELFPTMKEAEHVAAKVALMPLSKNEVQEASIPVTPTYYCDQEGPPHTSHFKGVVGVGEKTYESNELFPTMKEAEHVTAKVALMPLSKNEIQEDESRYKNLLQELAQKECYGLPSYNTLKSGEPHVPIFVSTVEVEGELFTGREAKTKKQAEMSAARIAYKAIKDRMASQSPNAHQGKGNPEFLSSGSHYEKTTDRQQNFEAELPPIPQEEHEEEIELFIGVDPSSIQSPVSGGNSAVNDELSSTSSCFYDSDADSEPRAGSTISSYTDTSSRPDTEPPAGSTFSSYTDTSSSPRVIVFPRSHPRSVPPGGAMKILNDEFVSYKYKSEPYMSSSPRRSGNIAHLHEY; encoded by the exons ATGTACAAAACGAGGCTGCAAGAGATTTGTCAACGGAAGCGATGGAGTTTGCCAAAGTACTCTGTCGAAAAGACAGGCCTCGATCACATTCCTCACTTTCAGGCCACAGTCACTGTCAATGGCCTCACCTTCACCTCCGATGACAAGTGCAACTCCTCCAAGGACGCTCAAAACGAAGCCGCAATGCGTGCTTTCAATCACTTATCTGTCCCTGAATTTAACCCCTCGAAAGCCCCAATTCCCTTCGAGCCGTCTTCTCTTCCAG GTACTTCAAGTATAACAAATGATTTGAATAAGGAATTTCCTACCCGTGGGGCATCCCAACAGAAGTCACAAGAGATGAATCAAATTCCTCGTGGAATTGCAACTGCCAGATTGGTCATTGATAATGACAGATGCAAAG ACACAGACCGAGAAGCAGAAGCCAATATATACAAGTCAAAGTTAAATGAGTTTTGCCAGCGGAACCGATGGAGACCGCCTGATTACATGGTAAAAAAGAAGGGCCCTGATCACTTTCCTCAATTTCAAGCTACTGTCACAGTCAATGGCGTCTCCTTCACCACTCATGACCAATGCAAGTCTTCTAAGGATGCCCAAAACAATGCTGCCAGGATCGCTTTTGATCACTTCTGCACTCCCAACATTCCTTCATCTCTTTCCCCAATTCCATCTAATTCTTCTCTTCGTGGTAACGACTTCACCAATACAGCCAAAATGAAAATAACTGAAG CTTCTTTGAGTgcaattgctgatttgaaggaCATGCCTCTCACTGAGACATCACAACTTAAACCACAAAAGACAAATCAAGTTCCTCAGCTGAATGGAAATGCCATACATGTCAAACATAATGACAGATTCATAGGTG ATATGCAGCATTCATACAAAAACCAACTGCAAAACTATACTCAAAAGAGCAATGTTAACCTTCCTGCTTATTATCATGAGGGTCCTCCTCATACTAGCCATTTCAAAGGTGTGGTCGGATTTGGTGAAAAAACTTATGAGAGTCACGAACTTTTCCCCACGATGAAGGAAGCAGAGCATGTGGCTGCAAAAGTTGCATTGATGCCATTATCAAAAAACGAGGTTCAAGAGGCTAGTATTCCTGTCACTCCTACTTATTATTGTGATCAGGAGGGTCCTCCTCATACTAGCCATTTCAAAGGTGTGGTTGGAGTTGGTGAAAAAACTTATGAGAGTAACGAACTTTTCCCCACGATGAAGGAAGCAGAGCATGTGACTGCAAAAGTTGCATTGATGCCATTATCAAAAAACGAGATTCAAGAG GATGAATCTCGTTACAAGAACCTGTTACAAGAATTGGCTCAAAAAGAATGTTATGGTCTACCATCTTATAATACATTGAAATCTGGTGAACCCCATGTaccaatttttgtttcaacTGTCGAAGTTGAAGGAGAGCTTTTTACAGGGCGGGAAGCAAAAACTAAGAAGCAAGCTGAGATGAGTGCAGCAAGGATCGCTTACAAGGCTATCAAGGATC GGATGGCAAGTCAGAGCCCTAATGCCCACCAAGGAAAAGGAAACCCTGAGTTCTTGTCTTCTGGTTCGCACTATGAGAAAACTACTGACCGGCAACAAAATTTTGAGGCAGAACTTCCCCCGATTCCCCAAGAAGAGCATGAAGAAG AAATTGAATTGTTCATTGGCGTTGATCCTTCCTCCATTCAATCGCCAGTAAGTGGGGGCAATTCAGCTGTCAACGACGAATTATCCTCAACTTCTTCCTGTTTCTATGATTCAGATGCGGACTCAGAACCCCGGGCTGGAAGTACAATCTCATCTTACACGGATACCTCATCTCGCCCCGACACAGAACCCCCAGCTGGAAGTACATTCTCATCTTACACGGATACCTCATCTAGCCCCAGGGTCATCGTCTTCCCCCGTAGTCACCCTAGGTCAGTTCCTCCTGGCGGTGCTATGAAGATTTTGAATGATGAATTTGTTTCATACAAGTACAAATCTGAACCATATATGTCGTCTAGTCCTCGACGAAGCGGAAACATCGCTCATCTCCACGAGTACTGA
- the LOC119996877 gene encoding uncharacterized protein LOC119996877 yields the protein MYKTRLQELCYRYRWKYPEYVETMDGPPHLRLFQARVIVNGQSFDSHDQFKTKRAAQNEAARMAFEHFSSPEFAPPEDALISRKKGLSWVGTAKKPNHEFKEIEYTFSGPSSVDLAYLQEHVQPELPATHVEEAKEFQGNPDYMIHTSFDFYKSDTYIAPGVGNTSSSSTSDIVYPANLLREDITMVKSVGEHPNYVPPPQSTTKSEEKKPFIAVDSNLSSASAVRKSIDALDPTKNEKSAEAPRRKSLSSKSTTSLVTKPTASPKSETRARSPNSQGKSKATASDSSRSSTSRKKFNLLSSPSYWLSHIKLSESASKHSISLGFFKLALEAECEPIQVLKDAAISYANRHDLGEPMKEVLRLYNVPKFSGSTGAGMSNLKRSNK from the exons atgtacaAGACAAGATTGCAAGAGTTGTGCTACCGCTACCGATGGAAGTATCCAGAATACGTCGAAACCATGGATGGTCCTCCACATTTGCGTCTGTTTCAAGCTCGTGTTATTGTGAATGGTCAGTCCTTCGACTCCCATGACCAATTTAAAACCAAGAGGGCAGCACAAAATGAGGCTGCCAGGATGGCGTTCGAGCATTTCTCTTCTCCGGAATTTGCTCCCCCTGAAG ATGCTTTAATTTCACGCAAAAAGGGTCTTTCATGGGTGGGAACTGCTAAAAAGCCCAATCATGAATTCAAAG aGATTGAATACACGTTCTCTGGTCCCTCGTCGGTGGATCTTGCATATCTTCAAGAGCACGTGCAGCCTGAACTTCCCGCAACTCATGTGGAGGAAGCTAAAGAATTTCAAG GAAATCCTGATTATATGATCCACACTTCTTTCGACTTCTACAAGTCGGACACTTATATCGCGCCTGGGGTTGGAAATACCAGCTCATCCAGCACCAGTGATATAGTATACCCAGCCAATCTCCTTAG GGAAGACATAACCATGGTGAAATCTGTTGGGGAACATCCTAATTATGTTCCTCCGCCGCAATCCACCACCAAATCTGAGGAGAAGAAGCCATTTATCGCTGTTGACTCAAACTTGTCTTCTGCATCAGCTGTACGCAAAAGCATTGATGCGCTTGATCcaactaaaaatgaaaaatctgcTGAAGCACCTAGAAGGAAATCACTTTCTTCTAAATCTACTACAAGTCTTGTCACAAAGCCGACAGCCTCACCAAAATCTGAGACGAGAGCAAGGTCTCCTAACAGTCAAGGAAAAAGTAAAGCAACTGCTTCCGATTCTTCAAGGTCATCAACAAGCCGGAAGAAGTTCAACCTGCTGTCATCACCGTCCTACTGGTTATCTCACATTAAGCTTTCCGAATCAGCTTCAAAGCACTCAATTTCGCTTGGTTTTTTCAAACTAGCATTAGAAGCTGAATGTGAACCAATTCAGGTGCTAAAGGATGCTGCCATATCCTACGCCAATCGTCATGATCTCGGTGAACCGATGAAAGAAGTTCTTCGGCTTTACAATGTCCCTAAATTCTCTGGATCAACTGGTGCTGGAATGAGCAATCTGAAAAGAAGCAACAAATGA
- the LOC119997753 gene encoding double-stranded RNA-binding protein 1-like isoform X2 produces MYKTRLQEICQRKRWSLPKYSVEKTGLDHIPHFQATVTVNGLTFTSDDKCNSSKDAQNEAAMRAFNHLSVPEFNPSKAPIPFEPSSLPGTSSITNDLNKEFPTRGASQQKSQEMNQIPRGIATARLVIDNDRCKDTDREAEANIYKSKLNEFCQRNRWRPPDYMVKKKGPDHFPQFQATVTVNGVSFTTHDQCKSSKDAQNNAARIAFDHFCTPNIPSSLSPIPSNSSLRGNDFTNTAKMKITEASLSAIADLKDMPLTETSQLKPQKTNQVPQLNGNAIHVKHNDRFIDMQHSYKNQLQNYTQKSNVNLPAYYHEGPPHTSHFKGVVGFGEKTYESHELFPTMKEAEHVAAKVALMPLSKNEVQEASIPVTPTYYCDQEGPPHTSHFKGVVGVGEKTYESNELFPTMKEAEHVTAKVALMPLSKNEIQEDESRYKNLLQELAQKECYGLPSYNTLKSGEPHVPIFVSTVEVEGELFTGREAKTKKQAEMSAARIAYKAIKDRMASQSPNAHQGKGNPEFLSSGSHYEKTTDRQQNFEAELPPIPQEEHEEEIELFIGVDPSSIQSPVSGGNSAVNDELSSTSSCFYDSDADSEPRAGSTISSYTDTSSRPDTEPPAGSTFSSYTDTSSSPRVIVFPRSHPRSVPPGGAMKILNDEFVSYKYKSEPYMSSSPRRSGNIAHLHEY; encoded by the exons ATGTACAAAACGAGGCTGCAAGAGATTTGTCAACGGAAGCGATGGAGTTTGCCAAAGTACTCTGTCGAAAAGACAGGCCTCGATCACATTCCTCACTTTCAGGCCACAGTCACTGTCAATGGCCTCACCTTCACCTCCGATGACAAGTGCAACTCCTCCAAGGACGCTCAAAACGAAGCCGCAATGCGTGCTTTCAATCACTTATCTGTCCCTGAATTTAACCCCTCGAAAGCCCCAATTCCCTTCGAGCCGTCTTCTCTTCCAG GTACTTCAAGTATAACAAATGATTTGAATAAGGAATTTCCTACCCGTGGGGCATCCCAACAGAAGTCACAAGAGATGAATCAAATTCCTCGTGGAATTGCAACTGCCAGATTGGTCATTGATAATGACAGATGCAAAG ACACAGACCGAGAAGCAGAAGCCAATATATACAAGTCAAAGTTAAATGAGTTTTGCCAGCGGAACCGATGGAGACCGCCTGATTACATGGTAAAAAAGAAGGGCCCTGATCACTTTCCTCAATTTCAAGCTACTGTCACAGTCAATGGCGTCTCCTTCACCACTCATGACCAATGCAAGTCTTCTAAGGATGCCCAAAACAATGCTGCCAGGATCGCTTTTGATCACTTCTGCACTCCCAACATTCCTTCATCTCTTTCCCCAATTCCATCTAATTCTTCTCTTCGTGGTAACGACTTCACCAATACAGCCAAAATGAAAATAACTGAAG CTTCTTTGAGTgcaattgctgatttgaaggaCATGCCTCTCACTGAGACATCACAACTTAAACCACAAAAGACAAATCAAGTTCCTCAGCTGAATGGAAATGCCATACATGTCAAACATAATGACAGATTCATAG ATATGCAGCATTCATACAAAAACCAACTGCAAAACTATACTCAAAAGAGCAATGTTAACCTTCCTGCTTATTATCATGAGGGTCCTCCTCATACTAGCCATTTCAAAGGTGTGGTCGGATTTGGTGAAAAAACTTATGAGAGTCACGAACTTTTCCCCACGATGAAGGAAGCAGAGCATGTGGCTGCAAAAGTTGCATTGATGCCATTATCAAAAAACGAGGTTCAAGAGGCTAGTATTCCTGTCACTCCTACTTATTATTGTGATCAGGAGGGTCCTCCTCATACTAGCCATTTCAAAGGTGTGGTTGGAGTTGGTGAAAAAACTTATGAGAGTAACGAACTTTTCCCCACGATGAAGGAAGCAGAGCATGTGACTGCAAAAGTTGCATTGATGCCATTATCAAAAAACGAGATTCAAGAG GATGAATCTCGTTACAAGAACCTGTTACAAGAATTGGCTCAAAAAGAATGTTATGGTCTACCATCTTATAATACATTGAAATCTGGTGAACCCCATGTaccaatttttgtttcaacTGTCGAAGTTGAAGGAGAGCTTTTTACAGGGCGGGAAGCAAAAACTAAGAAGCAAGCTGAGATGAGTGCAGCAAGGATCGCTTACAAGGCTATCAAGGATC GGATGGCAAGTCAGAGCCCTAATGCCCACCAAGGAAAAGGAAACCCTGAGTTCTTGTCTTCTGGTTCGCACTATGAGAAAACTACTGACCGGCAACAAAATTTTGAGGCAGAACTTCCCCCGATTCCCCAAGAAGAGCATGAAGAAG AAATTGAATTGTTCATTGGCGTTGATCCTTCCTCCATTCAATCGCCAGTAAGTGGGGGCAATTCAGCTGTCAACGACGAATTATCCTCAACTTCTTCCTGTTTCTATGATTCAGATGCGGACTCAGAACCCCGGGCTGGAAGTACAATCTCATCTTACACGGATACCTCATCTCGCCCCGACACAGAACCCCCAGCTGGAAGTACATTCTCATCTTACACGGATACCTCATCTAGCCCCAGGGTCATCGTCTTCCCCCGTAGTCACCCTAGGTCAGTTCCTCCTGGCGGTGCTATGAAGATTTTGAATGATGAATTTGTTTCATACAAGTACAAATCTGAACCATATATGTCGTCTAGTCCTCGACGAAGCGGAAACATCGCTCATCTCCACGAGTACTGA
- the LOC119997753 gene encoding double-stranded RNA-binding protein 1-like isoform X3 translates to MYKTRLQEICQRKRWSLPKYSVEKTGLDHIPHFQATVTVNGLTFTSDDKCNSSKDAQNEAAMRAFNHLSVPEFNPSKAPIPFEPSSLPGTSSITNDLNKEFPTRGASQQKSQEMNQIPRGIATARLVIDNDRCKDTDREAEANIYKSKLNEFCQRNRWRPPDYMVKKKGPDHFPQFQATVTVNGVSFTTHDQCKSSKDAQNNAARIAFDHFCTPNIPSSLSPIPSNSSLRGNDFTNTAKMKITEASLSAIADLKDMPLTETSQLKPQKTNQVPQLNGNAIHVKHNDRFIGDMQHSYKNQLQNYTQKSNVNLPAYYHEGPPHTSHFKGVVGFGEKTYESHELFPTMKEAEHVAAKVALMPLSKNEVQEDESRYKNLLQELAQKECYGLPSYNTLKSGEPHVPIFVSTVEVEGELFTGREAKTKKQAEMSAARIAYKAIKDRMASQSPNAHQGKGNPEFLSSGSHYEKTTDRQQNFEAELPPIPQEEHEEEIELFIGVDPSSIQSPVSGGNSAVNDELSSTSSCFYDSDADSEPRAGSTISSYTDTSSRPDTEPPAGSTFSSYTDTSSSPRVIVFPRSHPRSVPPGGAMKILNDEFVSYKYKSEPYMSSSPRRSGNIAHLHEY, encoded by the exons ATGTACAAAACGAGGCTGCAAGAGATTTGTCAACGGAAGCGATGGAGTTTGCCAAAGTACTCTGTCGAAAAGACAGGCCTCGATCACATTCCTCACTTTCAGGCCACAGTCACTGTCAATGGCCTCACCTTCACCTCCGATGACAAGTGCAACTCCTCCAAGGACGCTCAAAACGAAGCCGCAATGCGTGCTTTCAATCACTTATCTGTCCCTGAATTTAACCCCTCGAAAGCCCCAATTCCCTTCGAGCCGTCTTCTCTTCCAG GTACTTCAAGTATAACAAATGATTTGAATAAGGAATTTCCTACCCGTGGGGCATCCCAACAGAAGTCACAAGAGATGAATCAAATTCCTCGTGGAATTGCAACTGCCAGATTGGTCATTGATAATGACAGATGCAAAG ACACAGACCGAGAAGCAGAAGCCAATATATACAAGTCAAAGTTAAATGAGTTTTGCCAGCGGAACCGATGGAGACCGCCTGATTACATGGTAAAAAAGAAGGGCCCTGATCACTTTCCTCAATTTCAAGCTACTGTCACAGTCAATGGCGTCTCCTTCACCACTCATGACCAATGCAAGTCTTCTAAGGATGCCCAAAACAATGCTGCCAGGATCGCTTTTGATCACTTCTGCACTCCCAACATTCCTTCATCTCTTTCCCCAATTCCATCTAATTCTTCTCTTCGTGGTAACGACTTCACCAATACAGCCAAAATGAAAATAACTGAAG CTTCTTTGAGTgcaattgctgatttgaaggaCATGCCTCTCACTGAGACATCACAACTTAAACCACAAAAGACAAATCAAGTTCCTCAGCTGAATGGAAATGCCATACATGTCAAACATAATGACAGATTCATAGGTG ATATGCAGCATTCATACAAAAACCAACTGCAAAACTATACTCAAAAGAGCAATGTTAACCTTCCTGCTTATTATCATGAGGGTCCTCCTCATACTAGCCATTTCAAAGGTGTGGTCGGATTTGGTGAAAAAACTTATGAGAGTCACGAACTTTTCCCCACGATGAAGGAAGCAGAGCATGTGGCTGCAAAAGTTGCATTGATGCCATTATCAAAAAACGAGGTTCAAGAG GATGAATCTCGTTACAAGAACCTGTTACAAGAATTGGCTCAAAAAGAATGTTATGGTCTACCATCTTATAATACATTGAAATCTGGTGAACCCCATGTaccaatttttgtttcaacTGTCGAAGTTGAAGGAGAGCTTTTTACAGGGCGGGAAGCAAAAACTAAGAAGCAAGCTGAGATGAGTGCAGCAAGGATCGCTTACAAGGCTATCAAGGATC GGATGGCAAGTCAGAGCCCTAATGCCCACCAAGGAAAAGGAAACCCTGAGTTCTTGTCTTCTGGTTCGCACTATGAGAAAACTACTGACCGGCAACAAAATTTTGAGGCAGAACTTCCCCCGATTCCCCAAGAAGAGCATGAAGAAG AAATTGAATTGTTCATTGGCGTTGATCCTTCCTCCATTCAATCGCCAGTAAGTGGGGGCAATTCAGCTGTCAACGACGAATTATCCTCAACTTCTTCCTGTTTCTATGATTCAGATGCGGACTCAGAACCCCGGGCTGGAAGTACAATCTCATCTTACACGGATACCTCATCTCGCCCCGACACAGAACCCCCAGCTGGAAGTACATTCTCATCTTACACGGATACCTCATCTAGCCCCAGGGTCATCGTCTTCCCCCGTAGTCACCCTAGGTCAGTTCCTCCTGGCGGTGCTATGAAGATTTTGAATGATGAATTTGTTTCATACAAGTACAAATCTGAACCATATATGTCGTCTAGTCCTCGACGAAGCGGAAACATCGCTCATCTCCACGAGTACTGA